The region CATTTTAACAGCAACAAATAATGGTTTATTTTCAATACAAAATGGAGAAAATCACGAACTAAGTTATAGAAACAAACCTTTGTTTATAAAATCACTAATTACTGAAAATAAGAGAACTATTGCTCTTAGTAATCAAGGCGAACTGTTTGAAATAAAAGAAAAATCTATTGAGAAAATAAAAAGTAATCGTCTATTTACACATTTAAAAAAGGACTTAAACGAGACACTACTTGTTGATAAAAACAACGTGTTTCGTTTAGAAAAAAACAAAATAATTAAACTTTTTTCAGTTGGAAAATTTTTAAAAATTAAAGATTTAATCTCATTTAATTCTAATTATTTCATTATAACTGAAGACAAAATTATTAGAATTAACAAAGAGAAAAATAATAAAAATTCATTCAAAAAACCAAATTTATTTATAGAAAATATTTTAGTCAATGGCAAAATCAAATCGATTAACAAAACTAAACTAGATGCTAATGAAAATGACATTCAAATTAACTTTAATTTATTAAATTTTGACTTTGACAGTGATTATCAGTTAGTATATAAAATTAATGGTGCATTAAAAAACGTAACTAATTTTTCAACCATAAAACTAGTAGCATTAGCACCAGAAAACTATTTTATCGAAGTTGGAATACAAGATAAAAACACTTCTAAAACTGAATTCATTCAAACTATTTCATTTGAGATTTTACCCCCTCTTTGGAAACGCTCTTGGTTTATATTAACTTCAATTTTTCTATTATTATGTTTAATCTTTATAATTTATAAATGGAAAATCAGACAAATTAAAGCAAAAAATGAAAAAGCCATTGAAAAATTAACTTTAGAGAATAATTTAAAAGAGTCTCGATTGCAATTAATTAAATCGCAAATGAATCCACATTTCTTTTTTAATGCAATAAACAATATACAATCGTATATTTTTACAAACGAAACCAAAGAAGCTTCCGTTTATTTAACAAAATTCTCAAAATTAACTCGAAAAATTCTTGAATTTTCAGATGTAAATTCCATTTCATTAAAGGATGAAATTGCTTCATTGCAACTGTACTTAGAACTACAACAAATGCGATTTAAAGACTTGAAATTTGAAATTAAGTGTAATAGTACTACCAATATTGACAATATTAAAATTCCAACGATGCTTATCCAGCCTTATGTTGAAAACGCAATTCTTCATGGCTTATCCCATAGTAATAAAGATAAAAAACTAGAAATAAAATTTGAGGGGGAATTTACTAACCTATTAACTGTAACCATTTATGACAACGGAATAGGAAGAATAAAATCTGCCGAACTTAATCAGCTTAACACATCGAAACCAAAATCTTTTGCAACCAAAGCCAATTTAGAACGAATTATGCTACTCAACAAAGATCAGTATCAAATTGATGTGAATTATGAAGATTTATATGATGAATTTTCGGAAAGTTGTGGAACTAAAGTAACTATTAAAATAAAATTGTAATGAAATGCCCATTAATTAATATTGCAAACCCACTCCAAACGAACAAAATGGGCAATACATTTTCCTTAAATTTAAATATTTTAAACAGATGAAAGCCATTATCATAGAAGACGAAAAAAGAGCTCAAATATATTTACAAGGTGTACTAGAACAAGTAGCTCCTGAAATAAATGTAGTAGCCGTTTGTGATGATTTGCCATCAGGTGTAATTGCTATTAGAAAAAATAAACCTGATTTAGTATTTTTAGATATTGAAATGCCAAAGTACAATGGATTGGAAATTGTCAACTTTTTTGGTAAAAATGAAATCGAATTTTCTATTGTTTTCACAACGGCTTACAATCAATATGCAATTCAAGCTTTCAAAACCGCTGCTTTAGATTATTTATTAAAACCAATTGATCCAGAAGAATTAAAAGAAACCATAGAGCGTTACAAGCAAAAAAATAAGATACAGCAATATGAGCAATTAGTTTTACTAAATGAAAGTTTGACAAAAGAGACAAAAATTGCTATTCCCGACGGCAATAATTTACAACTAATCTCATCTGAAGAAATTATGTATCTAAAAGCAGACAGTAATTACACACAGATCTTCTTAGAGAACGGGAAAAAACACATAACGAGTAGAATTCTAAAAAACTTTGAAGACACATTGAAAGATTACAAACAATTCTTCAGATGTCATAAATCATACATCGTAAATACAACATTTATTGAATGTTATAGTAAATCAGATGGAGGAACAATAATCCTTAAAAACAAACAAGAAATTCCTGTCTCACCTGAAAAATCTGAAGAATTGTTATCTTATTTTACTAAAATTGAAAGATAATTTAATATTGCTCTAATAAATATTTAATTAAATCAGTTGTTGTCACAATACCCACTAACAAATCTCCTTTACAAACGGGTAAAGCATGAAATTCTCGTGTTGCCAAAATTTCTGCAGCTTCTTTAATTGTAGTCTCAGGAGACACAGAAATCAAATTTTTACTCATAACTTGTTCTACACTAAACATATTATAAACAGTTGAATCTATAATAGTATCATCTTCATCCACAGCATCAGCAAAGGAAATTCGCAGCAAATCTGTGTAGCTCAACATACCTACAATTTTATTACTATTCACTACGGGAATATGTCGGATATGATTCTTTTTAAATAAAGTTTCAGCTTTAGTTAACGTATCTGTAATATTCAACTTAATGATACTTGTCGTCATTATCGTTGAAACGGGAACTTGTTGTTTCATAACTACTTATTTTTAAAGTACTATAAAGCTACAACAATTTTAAATGATTAATAATGACTTTTATCATCAAAATAAAATTATCAAGTTGTAATAAGTATGTATTTTCGGGTGTATAATTTGTATCTTTTCGGTTCTACATAACTTATTTCCCGATGTTAAAACTATCTTTCATGATGCAGTATTTAGAGTATACTAATCATAGAATATTGATGGTATTCTTTTTTGTTGATAGTTACACAGAAAAATCGACTTAAACTTTCTACTTTAGTAGTTTTACGCGAAATACTTTTCATTATAATTAATCATGTGACTAATTTTAGTATAGATATAAGGAAAATTTGTTTTTAAATCTTCTGGAGATTCAAAAAAATGTTCTAATAATACTGCAACAAACTCAAATTGATTTTCAAAAGCATAATCTCTAATTATACCAGAATCAATTAATTTGTCTTTTAATTTAGTATTAGCAAGCGCTCTAAAAATATTCTCTAGTGATTCTCTAAATAACACATTATTCGTTTTATCACTTTTTAAGGCTTTAATATGTAATGCATGTGTAAATTCATGAAGTCCTAAATTCAAATTATCATTTTTTATATGGATTCCTTCATAAAAATGCTTCCAAGAAAATATTATAGCATTTAATTTGGGGTTGAATTCTCCTTTATGGTACTCCTGAGTATCTTCAGAGAAATAAATATCAGGATGAATATAAATAGTCTTAAAAAGTGGATTTAAATAATCGCGTAAGCCAAAAGTTAGCATAACATGAGTTCCTGCAATCAATAGTTTCATTTCATCTGTAATGACTAACGAAAGACTTTCAAACTTTATTTTATCTATAAATGTATAAACCCGATGATTAAAATAGCTTTTATATTTAGGTTTTAATTTTCTGTAGTAGGAAAAATGATCATATAGAATTTTTTGATGAATTGGGCTCATCTTTCTTGTTGAAGTATGAGCAAAAACAAATAATGGCTTTTTATATTTTCTCAGATAAATTATTTCAAAAACATAAAATCCAAAATATCCTACCATTAAAAATAAAGGTAAGCTACACAAAACCATTCCAATATAATCTGCAAATACTAATTCATATTTTTCTGCAATGGTTTGCTCTTTCATATAATTAAATTTGTGACTTCGAAGGGAGTCGAACCCCCAACCGCTGGAGCCGAAATCCAGTGCTCTATCCAATTGAGCTACGAAGCCTTGTATAGTTTTTTATAAAAATAGAAAAGCGATATGTTTAGTATTATACTTCTCACTTTTCTATTTTTATTTTTCAATTTATGCTAAAAGTTTTTTAACAATCGTTGAAATCGTTTTTCCATCTGTTTGTCCTGCTAATTCTTTAGAAGCTAAGCCCATTACTTGACCCATAGCCCCCATACCTGCAAATCCATTAGCGGCAATAATTTTAGCCACTACAGCTTCAACTTCTGCTTCTGATAATTGAGCGGGTAAGAATTTTTCAATCACTGCAACTTGTGCTAATTCAGGCTCTGCTAAGTCAGCACGTCCTTGTTCATTATAAATTGCAGCACTATCTTTTCTTTGTTTAACTAAACGTTGTAACATTTTAATTTCGTCATCTGCAGATAATTCATCGCCTGCACCTGCTTCTGTTTTAGCTAAAATAATAGCCGATTTTATTGCTCTTAAAGCTTCTAATGCAACGGTATCTTTTGCTTTCATGGCTTCTTTCATATGATCCATGATATTTTTTTCTAAACTCATTATATTTTGTATTAGTGTTTAAAACCCTTTTTTTTCTGTATGCGAAAATAATAAAAAACCCGTCTAGTTTTGATAACCAAACGGGAATTCTTAAGAAATATTTTTTTGAAATTAATCTACATTATCATGTAAGAACGAATTATTAGAACGTAATTGAACATCGTCATTACTATCTAGACCTAATGATAATCTTGATTGATTATTTTGATTAGGAATACTGGTTACATCTAATCCTTGACGTTTAAAAGCTGGTTCTTTCTCTAACTCATCAATACGTCCTGGATTGTTGAATTTATAATTAAAATCTTTTAATTTTCTTTTTCTTTCTTCAGCTCTTGCTCTTAGTGTATCTTCAATTGACATTTCTAAAGGCGATGCTTCAAAATTCACATTCGAATCAGCAACTGCTGTTTGTCTTACAGTAAAATTTAATTCTTCTTCTATTGGTTCAATTACTGGTTGAACTTCTGCTACTGGTTTAGCTACTACATCAATTTCCTCTTCTAAAGTATATCGAATAACGCCATTTTGATTCATTTCAGTAACAGGCATTACTTGTACTGGCTCATTCACTTTCATTTCTTTCACTTCATTTGACAAGTCAAAAACAATAGTGTTTTGTGTTGGTGCTTCAGCTTTTGTTTCAAATAAATCTAAAGAAAAATTAAATTCATCTTTAGCTACAACAAACTCTGGTTCAACCACTTCAATTTCTCTAACTTGTGAAGAGATTATTTCAAACTCTTGCGTAATTGGCTGAATAGTTTCAACTACTGGTGAAGCAATTGGAGCTACTGTTTGTTCAAAAACAGGTTTAGGTTGTTCAGCAATTGGGGAAACGATTTCAAAAAAAACATCCAAATTTTTGATATAATCAGTAGTTGGAATTAAATCGGAAACAGGTTCTTGAATTGCCTGTGGTTTTTCAACCTCAAAAGTATTTAAATCAAAAACAACTCTTTCTTCTTTTACCTCTAGCTGATCAAAATTTGCTTCAGGATTTACTGGCTGAGAAATTGGTTCATTAACAGACACCGCTGGAGCAACAGCTTGTGGTGTTAAATTATGAACTACTTTTTGTTCACCTTCTAAAGTATGTATAATCTTTTTTGGTTCAGCATTAACAATTTCGATTTGTTGATCTGTATTAAAACCCGTTGCAATAACCGTTACATTGATTGCATCAGCATCTGAGATATTTTCATCTTCACCAGCACCCATAATGATGTTTGCATTATACCCTGCTTCTGATTGAATATACTCATTAATCTCGTTCATTTCATCAAATGTAATTTCATTTGTACCAAAAGTGATAAGCAACAATACATTTTTAGCACCTGCAATTTTATTATCATTTAATAATGGAGAGTCTAATGCTGTTTCGATAGCTACACGCGCTCTATCTGGACCCGATGCAGTTGCAGAACCCATAATAGCTGTACCGCTTTCTCTCAATACTGTTTCAGCATCTTTTAAATCGATATTTAATGTTAGGTGTTTTGTAATAACTTCTGCAATACCTTTTGATGCAGTAGCTAACACTTCATCTGCTTTAGCAAAACCAGATTTGAAACCTAAATTTCCATAAATTTCTCTTAACTTATTATTGTTAATAACAATTAATGAGTCAACCTGTTTTCTCAAGCGTTCAACACCTTGCATGGCTTGTTCTATCCTTACTTTTCCTTCAAATTGGAATGGAATAGTAACAATACCTACGGTTAATATACCTCTTTCTTTTGCTAATTGAGCAATTACTGGAGCTGCACCTGTTCCTGTTCCACCACCCATTCCAGCAGTAATGAAAACCATTTTAGTATTAGCATCCAACATTTTTTCAATTTCTTCAATGCTTTCCAAGGCAGCTTGATGTCCAACTTCTGGTTTTGCACCTGCTCCTAAACCTTCTGTTAAGCTTACACCTAATTGAATTTTATTAGGCACAGGACTACTTTGTAATGCCTGAGAATCCGTATTACAAACCACGAAATCTACACCAATAATTCCTTGTCTAAACATGTGATTAATGGCATTACTACCACCACCACCTACTCCTATAACTTTGATTACATTTGATTGGTTTTTAGGCAAATCAAACATAATGTTTCCAAATTCGTTGTTGCTCTCCATATATTTGGTTTTTTTTATAGTTATAAATTACTCTGCGTTATCTAAAAATTCTTTTATTTTACCTAAAAGATTATTAAAATCATATCTTCTTTTAGGAGTTTCAGGCTCTGCTTTTTCTTGTTTCACCTGAGTTTCTTTTGGTTGCACTACTACATCTTCCACTTCATTTTTAATAGGTTCTTCGTAGTGAGGTACAACTGGTGGAGTTACCACAATTGGTTCTTCTCGCTTCATTTCTACGAATGGAGTGGCACTGTTTAAGTTATTACGTAAACTTTCCATTACCAATCCGACAGATGTTGCATACAGAGGACTAGACAATTCTTCGTCTGAATTACCCGCTAAATGCTCGTTTGGATAACCAATTCTAGTATCCATTCCTGTGATGTATTCCACTAATTGCTTAATGTGTTTTAATTGAGAACCACCCCCTGTTAAAACGATACCAGCAATTAATTTTTTCTTTGGTTCTTCGTGACCATATTGCTTAATTTCAGCATAAACTTGTTCTACAATTTCTACGACTCTTGCATGGATAATTTTAGACAAGTTTTTCAAAGAAATTTCTTTCGGTTCACGTCCTCTCAATCCAGGAATTGAAACAATTTCATTGTCTTTATTTTCACCTGGCCAAGCAGAACCAAAACGTGTTTTTAATAATTCCGCTTGTTTTTCAATGATTGAACAACCTTCTTTGATATCATCCGTAATTACATTCCCTCCAAAAGGAATTACCGCAGTATGACGGATGATTCCATCTTTAAAAATAGCTAAATCTGTTGTACCCCCACCTATATCGATAAGTGCTACTCCAGCTTCTTTTTCTTCTTGACTCAATACTGCATCTGAA is a window of Flavobacterium indicum GPTSA100-9 = DSM 17447 DNA encoding:
- the ftsA gene encoding cell division protein FtsA, which encodes MNKESIAVGLDIGTTKIVAMIGKKNEYGKLEILGVGKSKSLGVHRGVVNNITQTIQSIQQAVAEAENNSGYKINDVVVGIAGQHIRSIQHHDYIIRKNADEVIGDYDIEQLTSQVQNLAMLPGEEIIHALPQEFKIDGQAEIKEPVGMYGGRVESSFHIVVGQAASIRNLGRCVKSAGLELTGLTLEPLASSDAVLSQEEKEAGVALIDIGGGTTDLAIFKDGIIRHTAVIPFGGNVITDDIKEGCSIIEKQAELLKTRFGSAWPGENKDNEIVSIPGLRGREPKEISLKNLSKIIHARVVEIVEQVYAEIKQYGHEEPKKKLIAGIVLTGGGSQLKHIKQLVEYITGMDTRIGYPNEHLAGNSDEELSSPLYATSVGLVMESLRNNLNSATPFVEMKREEPIVVTPPVVPHYEEPIKNEVEDVVVQPKETQVKQEKAEPETPKRRYDFNNLLGKIKEFLDNAE
- a CDS encoding LytR/AlgR family response regulator transcription factor; this encodes MKAIIIEDEKRAQIYLQGVLEQVAPEINVVAVCDDLPSGVIAIRKNKPDLVFLDIEMPKYNGLEIVNFFGKNEIEFSIVFTTAYNQYAIQAFKTAALDYLLKPIDPEELKETIERYKQKNKIQQYEQLVLLNESLTKETKIAIPDGNNLQLISSEEIMYLKADSNYTQIFLENGKKHITSRILKNFEDTLKDYKQFFRCHKSYIVNTTFIECYSKSDGGTIILKNKQEIPVSPEKSEELLSYFTKIER
- a CDS encoding zinc-dependent peptidase, with amino-acid sequence MKEQTIAEKYELVFADYIGMVLCSLPLFLMVGYFGFYVFEIIYLRKYKKPLFVFAHTSTRKMSPIHQKILYDHFSYYRKLKPKYKSYFNHRVYTFIDKIKFESLSLVITDEMKLLIAGTHVMLTFGLRDYLNPLFKTIYIHPDIYFSEDTQEYHKGEFNPKLNAIIFSWKHFYEGIHIKNDNLNLGLHEFTHALHIKALKSDKTNNVLFRESLENIFRALANTKLKDKLIDSGIIRDYAFENQFEFVAVLLEHFFESPEDLKTNFPYIYTKISHMINYNEKYFA
- the ftsZ gene encoding cell division protein FtsZ, with product MESNNEFGNIMFDLPKNQSNVIKVIGVGGGGSNAINHMFRQGIIGVDFVVCNTDSQALQSSPVPNKIQLGVSLTEGLGAGAKPEVGHQAALESIEEIEKMLDANTKMVFITAGMGGGTGTGAAPVIAQLAKERGILTVGIVTIPFQFEGKVRIEQAMQGVERLRKQVDSLIVINNNKLREIYGNLGFKSGFAKADEVLATASKGIAEVITKHLTLNIDLKDAETVLRESGTAIMGSATASGPDRARVAIETALDSPLLNDNKIAGAKNVLLLITFGTNEITFDEMNEINEYIQSEAGYNANIIMGAGEDENISDADAINVTVIATGFNTDQQIEIVNAEPKKIIHTLEGEQKVVHNLTPQAVAPAVSVNEPISQPVNPEANFDQLEVKEERVVFDLNTFEVEKPQAIQEPVSDLIPTTDYIKNLDVFFEIVSPIAEQPKPVFEQTVAPIASPVVETIQPITQEFEIISSQVREIEVVEPEFVVAKDEFNFSLDLFETKAEAPTQNTIVFDLSNEVKEMKVNEPVQVMPVTEMNQNGVIRYTLEEEIDVVAKPVAEVQPVIEPIEEELNFTVRQTAVADSNVNFEASPLEMSIEDTLRARAEERKRKLKDFNYKFNNPGRIDELEKEPAFKRQGLDVTSIPNQNNQSRLSLGLDSNDDVQLRSNNSFLHDNVD
- a CDS encoding CBS domain-containing protein, yielding MKQQVPVSTIMTTSIIKLNITDTLTKAETLFKKNHIRHIPVVNSNKIVGMLSYTDLLRISFADAVDEDDTIIDSTVYNMFSVEQVMSKNLISVSPETTIKEAAEILATREFHALPVCKGDLLVGIVTTTDLIKYLLEQY
- a CDS encoding GatB/YqeY domain-containing protein, which translates into the protein MSLEKNIMDHMKEAMKAKDTVALEALRAIKSAIILAKTEAGAGDELSADDEIKMLQRLVKQRKDSAAIYNEQGRADLAEPELAQVAVIEKFLPAQLSEAEVEAVVAKIIAANGFAGMGAMGQVMGLASKELAGQTDGKTISTIVKKLLA
- a CDS encoding sensor histidine kinase encodes the protein MKNKLLYFLLSLWALTANSQTIFYDQLDLKSGLPSSVVYDIFQDSKGFIWIATDEGLLKYNGYNFKTYSHPDLHAKSGSNIKEDVLGRIWYQTFDGFLFFVDNKDQMQTFTQKNNIGFVNFVITKEYLIKTTWDGIEVRNIKTLKIKKEIKIPKIQTSFLEVSENKIILGNTETKVISLENWKSEKIKNEPLKKATKLLTYQYQNHLYFLTQESNSKCRLYKFSKNELIPIAKIDNTKNIQNFEIVDNTIWICTKKGAHAFTFTGRELSFTSKLPSEDISKVFKDYNNVYWFTSLSKGIFIIKNFNSWELQLANEKFNAITSDKNNLYVSSSSGKIYQLDSELNHKIYWKNEDLHPVYYLDFNTDSKYNFFSANGFYILQKTNKKVTHFNSAVKQIIPFKPNLFLTTGTGFVNSISTNPTIQWKDNILTNIRGKSIVYNSKNNRILTATNNGLFSIQNGENHELSYRNKPLFIKSLITENKRTIALSNQGELFEIKEKSIEKIKSNRLFTHLKKDLNETLLVDKNNVFRLEKNKIIKLFSVGKFLKIKDLISFNSNYFIITEDKIIRINKEKNNKNSFKKPNLFIENILVNGKIKSINKTKLDANENDIQINFNLLNFDFDSDYQLVYKINGALKNVTNFSTIKLVALAPENYFIEVGIQDKNTSKTEFIQTISFEILPPLWKRSWFILTSIFLLLCLIFIIYKWKIRQIKAKNEKAIEKLTLENNLKESRLQLIKSQMNPHFFFNAINNIQSYIFTNETKEASVYLTKFSKLTRKILEFSDVNSISLKDEIASLQLYLELQQMRFKDLKFEIKCNSTTNIDNIKIPTMLIQPYVENAILHGLSHSNKDKKLEIKFEGEFTNLLTVTIYDNGIGRIKSAELNQLNTSKPKSFATKANLERIMLLNKDQYQIDVNYEDLYDEFSESCGTKVTIKIKL